Genomic window (Terriglobales bacterium):
GCAGCTCCTGCTTAATTCGGTTCACCGCATTCAGCGTCTCGATGCCCGCGGTGCGATATTCCTCCTGGCCGGTGGAGATGGGCAGAGTAAGGGCGTCGAAAATCAGGTCCACCGGACGAATGCCATATTTCTTGGTCGCTAATTCGAAGATGCGCTTGGCGATAGCGACTTTTTTGTCCGCAGTCAGCGCCATGCCATCTTCGTCAATCGTGAGCGCGATTACCGCCGCGCCGTAGCGCTTGGCCATGGGCAGCACTTTGGATGTGCGCTTCTCGCCATCTTCCAGGTTGATGGAATTGATGATGGGCTTGCCGGGTACGCGTTTGAGCGCCTCTTCCACCACGTCCGCTTCCGTGCTGTCGATCAAAATGGGCGCCGGCACACGGGTAGCGACCTTCTCCAGGATGGTGGTGATGTAGCCCTTTTCGTCTTCGCCGACGATCGCGCAGCACAGGTCGAGCATGTGCGAACCCTCGCTGGCCAACTTCTTCGCCAGCGCGAGAATGTCGTCGTATTTTTCGCCGCGAACCAGATTGCGGAAAGTCTCCACCCGGGTGGTGGTGTTCATCTCTTCCGCAACAATGAGCGGCTTGGGATCGAGGTCCAGCGGCACCATGGTGTAGGCGCTGGCCGCAGCGGCCGTGGGCTTTGCCTCGCGTTTGGCCGGCTCCGCACCGGAGACCGCGTCCACTACCGCCTTCAAGTGCTCGGGCGTAGTGCCGCAGCAGCCGCCCACGATGCGCACCCCGTAATCGGTAACGAAGTGCTTATGGAACTCCGCCAGCTCTTCCGGCTTCAGCACGTACACCGCGTGTCCGCCCACGTTCTGCGGCAGGCCGGCATTGGGCAGCACCGATATGTGCTTGGGCGCGTTAACGCTCAGATAGCGCACCGCGTCGTTCATCTCGCGCGGCCCGGTGGCGCAATTCAACCCAATGGCATCCACATCAAAGGGCTCAAGGGTGGTGAGCGCGGCGCCGATTTCGGTGCCCAGCAGCATGGTGCCCGTCGCTTCAAGTGTTACTTGAACTGTGACCGGGAGCTTTTTGCCCGACTGCCGCAGCGCCTCGAACACTCCATAAAGCGCCGCTTTGGCCTGGAGCAAGTCCTGGCAGGTTTCCACCAGCAACACGTCCACGCCGCCCGCGATCAACGCGGCGGCTTGCTCGGCGTAGCCAGCGGCCATATCGTCAAAACGGATGTGGCCCAGTGATGGCAACTTAGTAGTCGGCCCTATCGAACCGGCTACGAAGCGCGGCTTGCCTTTTGATGAAAAGTCGGTTGCCACTTCGCGGGCGAGTCTGGCGGCGGTTTCGTTGATCTCGCGGACCTTGTCCTGCAGGTCATATTCCGCCAGCACGACGCGGGTCGCGCCGAATGTATTGGTCTCGACCACATCGCAACCCACGGCGAAGAAGCTGGCATGAATGTCGCGAATAATGTCCGGCCGGCTGAGGACGAGCAGTTCGTTGCAGCCTTCTTTTCCCCAAAAATCGTCCACCGACGGCTGGCGCACCTGGATATTGGTGCCCATGGCGCCGTCATAGACGACCACGCGTTCGCGCACGGTTTGGAGAAAATCTGCCATTTCTCAGAGCACCAATTCTGGTGCAACCACTAGAGTAGCCGAAAAGCCTTACCGCTGAGTACGCCGAGAACGCTAATCCAGCGGGTGATTTTGACCCCGCTTTCTCTGCGCCCTCTGCGTTGAAGATTTTAGATGATCACGTCCGGCTGTTCGCTTCGCATGGGAGGTGCGCCGGCTTCCACCTCCGCCTCGTTGAATATGGCGTTCGCGCCCATATGGGCGGGGAGGGGAGCCAGCATTTGCTCCTTGCGATACACCAGGCTGGTGGCGTTCAGGCTGGCGATCTGGAAGCCATGGCCGTGAGTGATGGCGTCGGTAGGACAGGCTTCCACGCAATAGCCGCAAAAAATGCAGCGGTTGTAATCAATGTTATAGACCTTGGCGTAGCGCTCGGCGCCGCTCACCCGATTGGTGGCAGTATTCTCGGCCGCTTCAATGTAAATACAGTTTGCCGGGCATGCGGCCGCGCACAAAAAACAGGCCACGCACTTCTCGAGCCCATTCTCATCGCGCTGCAGGACGTGCACGCCGCGATAGCGCTCCTGAAAAACCGCGCCCTTCAAGGGTCCGGGGCCATCGGGATAGTTTTCCACCAACGTGGGCGCGAACATCTCCCGCAGGGTGACGCTCATGCCCTTGGCAATAGCGGCGATGTCCTTAACGATGGCCATACAGGCAGTATAAATCTTACAGGAGTAACTTGCGCCCTCAGTACATGGTCACTATGATATGACCATAGTCATAACGGAGTAGTCATGAAGACGATGGGAGCGGCAGAATTTAAGGCGCGTTGCCTTAAAGTAATGGATGAAGTCCACAAAACTCAGGAGCCAGTCGTAATCACTAAGAAAGGTAGGCCGGTTGCAAAGTTAGTGCCCGCAAAGGTCGCACGTCGTGATGTTCTTGGCTCTCTTAAGGGCATAATTGAGATTGTCGGTGACATCGAAGCGCCTCTAGTACCGCCGGAAGATTGGAAGGCTCTGCGTTGATTCTTCTGGATACAAGTGTGCTAGTTTGGGCGGCAGCCGATCGGGAGCGCCTTTCCCGGTCAGCAGCAAGTGCGATCCGGCGGGCTCGAACCAGCGATGGGATAGCTATCTCGGCAATCAGCCTCTGGGAATTGGCTTTGCTATTTTCGCGCGGCCGGCTACGCCCGCGTGGCTCGATAGAAGATTCCGTGCAAATGGTGATCGATTCGGTAGGAGCGGTGGTGAAGCCGATAACGCCGGCGATTGCTGCTTTGGCCACTCAATTTGCGGAAGATTTTCCTCGTGATCCTCCAGATCGCATAATTGGAGCCACTGCCCGGGCGGAGGGACTCACCTTGATTACGCGAGACGAGAGGATCCGCTCCAGTTTACTGCTGAAGACACTTTGGTGACACAGGTGATGCAACCACACCCTATTCAATCCCGTACTCTTTCCACCGCTTCTCCACCATCGCCTTCGTCTGTTCGTCCATCAGGATCTCGTCTGGCCACGGACGCGTAAATCCTTCGCTGGCCCACTTGCGTGTGGCATCAATGCCCATTTTCGAGCCGTAGTTGGGCAGGCGGGAGGCGTGGTCAAGAGAGTCCACTGGCCCCAGCGTGAACTGAATATCGCGCTCCGGGTCGATGTGGTTTAACGCTTTCAGCACGACTTCGCGGGGATCCTGCACGTTGACGTCTTCGTCCACCACGATGATGCACTTAGTGAACATCGCCTGCCCGAGAGACCAGATGGCATGCATCACTTTGCGCGCCTGCCCCGGATAAGACTTGCGGATCGAGACAATCATCAGGTTGTGAAAAATCCCTTCGACTGGCAGGTTGATGTCCACCAGCTCGGGAATGGTCAGTCGCATGAGTGGCAGAAAAATTCGTTCCACGGCCTTGCCCATCCAGCCGTCTTCCATGGGCGGCTTGCCTACGATCGTGGTCGCGTAAATCGGGTCTTTGCGATGCGTGATGCAGGTGAGGTGAAAAACCGGGTACTCGTCTTCCAGGGAATAAAAACCGGTGTGGTCGCCGAACGGGCCCTCGGTGCGCAGCTCATCGAGATTCACGTAGCCTTCGAGAACATACTCCGCGGACGCGGGTACATCCAGATCAACAGTTTCGCATTTCACCAGCTCTACCGGTTTCTGCCGCAGAAACCCGGCAATCACAAACTCTTCCACCTCTGGTGGAGCAGGCACGATTGCCGAAAAAGTGAGCGCCGGCTCCGTGCCGATGGCCACGGCCACCTCCATCTTGCCCCGCGGCCGCTCGCCCTCTGGCAGCACTGAGCCGCCAGAAGATCGCGCCATGATGTCCACGGCTGCCGAGGATTTCGATTCTGGAGCTCCGGGAGTCGCGCCCGCAGCCGCCGCCCGCCGCAACGCCTGCCGGTAGTGCTCCGCGCCGATTTTCTGGCGCTGCCAGTGCATGCCCGCGGTGCGCTCGTCATAGACCTGCATGCGATACATGCCGACATTGCGCTTCCCGCTGACCGGGTCGCGGGTGATCACGCACGGTAGGGTAATAAAGCGCCCGGCGTCTTTGGGCCAGCACTTCAGCACCGGCAAGTCGAGCAGGGAAAACTTATCTTTAAGAAGTACTTCCTTGCAGGGACCGCTGGTGACAGTCTTGGGAAAAAATTTGCCCATGTCTGCCAGCATGGGCAGCATCTTTACTTTGTCGAGAAAACCCTGGGGTGTCTTTACGTCCATGAAGTGTCGAATGCGCTCCGCCACTTCATCGAGCGAGTCGACCCCCAGCGCCATGCACATGCGTCGTGCTGAGCCGAACTGGTTAATCAGCACCCGTGCCCCGGGATGGCCTTTGACGTTCTCGAACAGCAACGCGCGCCCTCCGGGCGCCGGCCGGGAGGCTTTGCTTACCCGGTCCGCAATCTCGGTGATTTCAAGAATAGGATCAACTTCGGCGCGAACCCGCTTCAACTCCCCGGCTTTGTCCAGGGTCGAAATCCAGTCACGTAGATCGTCAAGAGCCAAAAATCCTCCACGAAAGCGATTGATTATAAGCGAGCGGCAGCTCCGCCCAACTTTCGGTGCCCTATGCCGCATCCAAGCTCGTGAATATGGCAGATCCCAGGGAACAGTCGCATCTCCGCGCCCTCTCGCAGCTCACTCTTAACCGCCAGGAAGCTGGCTCTCCCGCTCTTACCCAGGCCTTTGAGCATGTTGCCAGATTGGATATGGCTGGCCGGGCCGAGTTGGTGTCTCTGGCAGATTCTCATCATGTATTGATCCGTGCGTTACAGACTTTGCAGGGCCTCGCCGCCGGTGCAGCCCATACCGAGCTCCTAAAGTGGGCCGCGGACTCGGTTGCCGCCGAGAATGCCCGTATTGACAACGCGTTACGGCATCTGGACGCCATCTGCCGCGAACTCGAGGCGGCACATTGCCAGGTCGTGGTGATGAAATCTCTCGATCACTGGCCGGATCTCGGCAATGACCTCGATCTTTTTACCTCAGCCAGCGAGCAGGCGGTTGTCGCCGTTATGCGCGAGAAGTTCAACGCCCACGTCGAGCCTCGCAGTTGGGGCGATCGTCTCGCCAACAAATGGAATTTCGCGGTGCCCGGTTTGCGAGAAGCCATTGAGGTGCATGCCCAGCGGCTCGGCCAGACTGGCGAACACACCGGGTTAGCCCAGCGCGTCATCGAACGCCGCACCAGTAAGCAGATCAATAGCTACCGTTTTCTGGTTCCCGCACCGGAAGAGCGGGTCATTATTGCCACTCTGCAGCGCATGTACCGGCACTTCTATTTCCGCATATGCGATGTGGTAGATACCGCTAACCTGGTGGAATCGGGAGCGCTCGACTATCCCGAACTGCGTCGTGCTTCTGAGATGGGCGGCATCTGGCCGGGCGTCGCAACCTTCCTGGTGATCGTCTCCGACTATGTGGAGGCGTATCGCGGCAAAGGCCTGCCACTTCCATCGGAAGTGCTGGCGTCGTCGAGATTCGGCGGAGACAAAATTACGGTGCGCAGCCGATTCCTGCGTTTTCCGCTGATGCCGGAGGGCGCCAGCTTATACACGCGACAAGTGACCAGTACCGCTCGCCGCGGGGACATTCCAGCGACATTGCGACTGAGTTTGCTACCACCATTGGCCTCCGCCGCCGCGCTCGCCTATCGGGTGACGGGCAGCGACAAAGGAATCTGGTAGCCCATCCCACAATAAATTCCCAAATCCTCGCACCGCTCTGGCACTCTATTAGGTATGCGACCGCGTGTCGTCATTACCGGAATGGGCGTGGTTAGCCCGAACGGAGTAGGGAAGCGAGCGTTCACAGCGGCCACTCTCGCCGGCACAAGCGGGGTGCGTCGCATATCGCGCTTTGATCCATCGGAAATCTCGGTGCACATCGCCGGC
Coding sequences:
- a CDS encoding type II toxin-antitoxin system Phd/YefM family antitoxin, producing MKTMGAAEFKARCLKVMDEVHKTQEPVVITKKGRPVAKLVPAKVARRDVLGSLKGIIEIVGDIEAPLVPPEDWKALR
- a CDS encoding type II toxin-antitoxin system VapC family toxin, translating into MILLDTSVLVWAAADRERLSRSAASAIRRARTSDGIAISAISLWELALLFSRGRLRPRGSIEDSVQMVIDSVGAVVKPITPAIAALATQFAEDFPRDPPDRIIGATARAEGLTLITRDERIRSSLLLKTLW
- the nuoI gene encoding NADH-quinone oxidoreductase subunit NuoI, producing MAIVKDIAAIAKGMSVTLREMFAPTLVENYPDGPGPLKGAVFQERYRGVHVLQRDENGLEKCVACFLCAAACPANCIYIEAAENTATNRVSGAERYAKVYNIDYNRCIFCGYCVEACPTDAITHGHGFQIASLNATSLVYRKEQMLAPLPAHMGANAIFNEAEVEAGAPPMRSEQPDVII
- a CDS encoding UbiD family decarboxylase gives rise to the protein MALDDLRDWISTLDKAGELKRVRAEVDPILEITEIADRVSKASRPAPGGRALLFENVKGHPGARVLINQFGSARRMCMALGVDSLDEVAERIRHFMDVKTPQGFLDKVKMLPMLADMGKFFPKTVTSGPCKEVLLKDKFSLLDLPVLKCWPKDAGRFITLPCVITRDPVSGKRNVGMYRMQVYDERTAGMHWQRQKIGAEHYRQALRRAAAAGATPGAPESKSSAAVDIMARSSGGSVLPEGERPRGKMEVAVAIGTEPALTFSAIVPAPPEVEEFVIAGFLRQKPVELVKCETVDLDVPASAEYVLEGYVNLDELRTEGPFGDHTGFYSLEDEYPVFHLTCITHRKDPIYATTIVGKPPMEDGWMGKAVERIFLPLMRLTIPELVDINLPVEGIFHNLMIVSIRKSYPGQARKVMHAIWSLGQAMFTKCIIVVDEDVNVQDPREVVLKALNHIDPERDIQFTLGPVDSLDHASRLPNYGSKMGIDATRKWASEGFTRPWPDEILMDEQTKAMVEKRWKEYGIE